A part of Kryptolebias marmoratus isolate JLee-2015 linkage group LG8, ASM164957v2, whole genome shotgun sequence genomic DNA contains:
- the fbxw12 gene encoding F-box/WD repeat-containing protein 12 — protein sequence MDPCSLISDCLIEIFTFLTEEDLLCATSVCKDWHEAAETPWLWRRLCLQRWSFCNLAAVGSEQSWKSYFLRRSQLERKMTKGRSGGYTCKSLRGHTGRVVGVAYLRGNSSQLPDVWSSSAVVCSAATDGTVRAWNVQKGELLWRSPVQDPLTGIVVDEKQEVVITSDSTGLIKMWQGHTGLELASFSTASSHCTLLQYNINNDWFLTVGTAQGSVCTLADVTLTKKSSLMVCDSFKVNVLLVSPDKKWIVAGTKDSDDLSPKVIYSESLTSPLEDEDPLSQSVPVAGCQAAVFIPTQPARLAVIHHTGRRGNNALTVFDVSIKKTKYKTEIQVQQVESFPLNPNSFSSGVLLEARSSNYIVLSAGDQLWVYSLKGILLANFRDHTRPITSMCVDSFRVVTASQDLSLRVLTWRSHGDLGLTLESQYHLLGGSHSMSRGFTHVACDYSSIVASVEGNDGKDVLKAYSFTS from the exons ATGGATCCATGTTCCCTCATTAGTGATTGTCTTATAgaaattttcacatttctgaCCGAGGAGGATTTACTCTGCGCTACGAGCGTGTGTAAG GACTGGCACGAAGCTGCAGAGACCCCCTGGTTATGGAG GAGGTTGTGTCTGCAGCGCTGGAGTTTCTGTAACCTCGCCGCTGTGGGGAGCGAACAGTCGTGGAAAAGCTACTTCCTGCGACGTTCCCAGCTGGAGCGGAAAATGACAAAAGGCCGGTCCGGAGGTTACACCTGCAAAAGCCTAAGAGGACACACGG GCAGGGTGGTGGGTGTGGCATACCTGCGCGGGAACTCAAGCCAGCTTCCAGACGTCTGGAGCAGCAGCGCCGTCGTCTGCAGCGCTGCTACTGATGGTACAGTTCGAGCGTGGAACGTCCAGAAA gGTGAGCTCCTGTGGCGCAGCCCTGTGCAGGATCCTCTAACAGGGATTGTCGTGGACGAGAAGCAGGAAGTTGTGATCACATCAGACTCCACTGGCCTCATTAAGATGTGGCAGGGCCACACCGGCCTGGAGCTGGCCTCCTTTTCTACTGCGTCCTCTCACTGTACCTTACTGCAGTACAACATCAACAATGACTGGTTCCTGACT GTTGGAACGGCTCAGGGATCAGTGTGTACGCTGGCTGATGTCACTCTGACTAAAAAGTCCAGTTTAATGGTGTGTGACAGCTTTAAGGTCAACGTGCTGCTAGTTTCTCCTGACAAGAAATGGATTGTAGCTGGAACCAAGGACAGTGATGATTTAAGTCCAAAG GTGATCTACAGCGAGAGTTTGACCTCTCCGCTCGAAGACGAAGATCCTCTGAGTCAGTCCGTGCCAGTCGCTGGATGCCAGGCGGCTGTCTTCATCCCCACCCAGCCTGCCAGACTGGCCGTCATCCACCACACCGGGCGCAGAGGCAACAATGCCCTCACTGTCTTCGATGTGAGCATTAAGAAGACGAAGTACAAGACAGAGATCCAGG tCCAGCAGGTGGAGTCCTTCCCCTTGAACCCGAACAGCTTCTCCTCAGGAGTCCTTCTCGAGGCCAGGAGCAGCAACTACATCGTGCTGTCAGCCGGGGATCAGCTGTGGGTGTACTCGCTGAAAGGAATCCTGCTTGCTAATTTCAGAGATCACACCAGGCCCATCACTTCGATGTGTGTG GACAGTTTTCGGGTGGTGACGGCATCTCAGGACCTCTCGTTGCGAGTGCTGACGTGGAGGAGCCACGGAGATCTCGGACTGACCCTGGAGAGTCAGTATCACTTACTGGGAGGCTCTCACTCCATGTCCAG AGGGTTCACCCACGTCGCCTGCGACTACTCCAGCATCGTGGCCTCGGTGGAGGGGAACGACGGAAAGGACGTCCTGAAAGCATATTCCTTCACATCTTGA
- the ptpdc1b gene encoding protein tyrosine phosphatase domain-containing protein 1 has translation MAFHVKIGGGSLMEYIKAPRAKYSIVGEVVRNIFPAQMQCSYGCGGEACKFDNPCYWSEDQQAIKGLYSSWVTDHLLAMSRPSTEIIEQYDIIGQFRRNGIKTVINLQVPGEHAFCGKPLEPESGFSYHPEVFMKNNIYFYNFGWSDYGVANLTRVLDMVKVMAFALQEGKVAVHCHAGLGRTGVLLACFLAYTTRMTANQAILYVRAKRPNSIQTRGQLRSVRDFVQFLNPLKSVFSCAQPRSNPVTLSQYLNRQRHILHGNERKELRHLPKIIHLVCRLLVDIAENREVIEEDILEAPDIHDLEMTLSIIERMGPDMFAKEPRLPGSPTLPRHFHEPPIFYHRKSLSYSESDLRRLGSQLNLLTQPLTSSFNSDVNLPASRSQGQIGDTSNVSQSSTGTLWQIKNVESQKDGAIMLRKVRGKTIQRSESVGNDKSNEKGSMLSRWKAAQREELEINGARPRDTEEEQLEVPCITLQSELSLEARRLLVAQALAVDLFLDGQGEHKNRVLAWQAELNQGNAWERLCTERDPFILTGIMWAWLEQLKEPVISSQDAKALNPDNTDAKPVLNTLGQAPKETLTCILDCMAHMQTISEQVEKAFLHRTIKAFTWLNMNTEDGRKVHESLSSVLRRLLRDMRSVAMGEQERSGPSFSIT, from the exons ATGGCATTCCATGTAAAGATAGGAGGGGGATCTTTGATGGAATACA TCAAAGCCCCCAGAGCAAAATACTCAATAGTAGGAGAAGTCGTACGAAATATCTTTCCTGCACAAATGCAGTGCTCATACGGGTGTGGCGGGGAAGCCTGCAAGTTTGACAATCCATGTTACTGGAGTGAAGATCAACAGGCAATAAAAGGCCTCTATTCATCCTG GGTTACCGACCATCTTCTTGCCATGTCCAGACCTTCAACAGAAATTATTGAACAGTATGACATTATTGGCCAGTTCAGAAG GAACGGTATCAAAACAGTGATCAACCTGCAAGTACCCGGAGAACACGCTTTCTGTGGAAAACCTCTGGAGCCAGAGAGTGGCTTTTCATACCACCCAGAAGTCTtcatgaaaaacaaca TTTATTTCTACAATTTTGGCTGGAGTGACTACGGCGTGGCCAACCTCACCAGAGTGCTGGACATGGTGAAGGTGATGGCCTTTGCTCTGCAGGAGGGAAAGGTAGCAGTCCACTGCCACGCAGGTCTCGGACGAACAG GCGTGCTGTTAGCATGTTTCTTGGCCTACACCACCAGGATGACCGCTAACCAGGCTATTTTATACGTACGTGCCAAACGGCCCAACTCCATCCAAACCCGAGGTCAGCTGCGCTCCGTGAGAGACTTTGTTCAGTTCCTCAACCcgctgaaaagtgttttttcctgCGCTCAGCCTCGATCCAACCCAGTCACCCTGTCCCAGTACCTTAACCGTCAGAGACACATCCTGCACGGCAATGAGAGAAAGGAGCTGAGGCACCTGCCTAAGATTATCCATCTAGTCTGCAGGCTGCTGGTGGACATTGCAGAGAATCGTGAGGTGATTGAGGAAGATATCCTCGAAGCTCCTGATATTCATGACTTAGAAATGACTCTCAGTATAATTGAGAGGATGGGACCTGATATGTTTGCCAAGGAGCCCCGCCTACCAGGTTCACCCACCTTACCCAGACATTTCCACGAGCCACCCATCTTCTACCACCGCAAAAGTCTGAGCTACAGCGAGTCCGACTTGAGACGGCTGGGCTCACAGCTAAACCTTCTCACCCAACCTCTGACCTCCTCATTTAACTCTGACGTCAATCTCCCCGCGTCCCGGAGTCAAGGTCAGATCGGCGACACGTCCAACGTTTCTCAAAGCTCAACAGGCACTCTCTGGCAGATCAAGAACGTGGAAAGCCAAAAGGATGGAGCAATTATGCTGAGGAAGGTGAGGGGGAAAACGATCCAACGCAGCGAGTCAGTGGGAAACGATAAATCCAACGAAAAGGGAAGCATGCTGTCCAGGTGGAAGGCAGCGCAGAGGGAAGAGCTGGAAATAAACGGGGCGAGACCTCGAGACACAGAAGAGGAGCAGTTGGAGGTTCCCTGCATCACCTTGCAGTCGGAGTTGTCTCTGGAGGCCAGGAGGTTGTTAGTGGCGCAGGCCCTGGCAGTGGACCTGTTCCTTGACGGGCAAGGGGAGCATAAGAACAGAGTGCTGGCCTGGCAG GCAGAGCTGAACCAAGGCAACGCGTGGGAACGGCTGTGTACGGAGCGAGACCCCTTCATCCTTACCGGAATCATGTGGGCCTGGCTGGAGCAGCTCAAAGAGCCTGTCATCTCCAGCCAAGATGCCAAAGCCCTGAATCCCGACAATACAGACGCCAAACCTGTCCTCAACACACTCGGCCAG GCTCCTAAAGAAACATTAACGTGCATACTGGACTGCATGGCTCACATGCAGACGATATCAGAGCAGGTTGAAAAAGCATTCCTGCATCGTACTATCAAGGCTTTCACCTGG CTGAACATGAATACTGAGGACGGGAGGAAGGTACACGAGTCTCTCTCTTCAGTCCTGAGGCGTCTTCTTAGGGACATGAGATCTGTGGCCATGGGAGAACAGGAGAGATCTGGGCCTTCTTTCAGCATCACATGA